ATCGCCGATCGCTCGACCTCATCTGCAGTCTTGCATTCTAATATCCGTTCAGCCAGATCCCGTGCCTCCTCGTAAGCAATTCCTCGGATTATTCGCTGGACTCGTTCGATCGAACTGATATTCATGCTCAGTTCCGTTGCCCCGAGACCGACAAGGATCGGCACATAGAATGGCGAACCCGACATTTCTCCGCATAAAATGACGGGCTTTTGACGCTGCCCGGCAGCGGTCAAAACGGATCTGATCGCCTGGATCACAGAAGGATGTAGTGTGCGGTACCAGTTGGCAACATTCTCATTATCTCTGTCGACGGCCAAAAGGTACTGAATTAAGTCATTTGTTCCTAGACAAATAAAATCGACTTCTTCAAGTATCGCGTCAATCACCAGAAGAGCGGCAGGGACCTCGATCATAGCGCCGATTCCCGGCGTGTCTACCGACGTGCCTTTCTTTTCAAGATCGATCCGCTCAAGATTAAGCATGTTCCGAACTTCGCGAATCTCGGCTAATCCCGCGATCATGGGAATGACCATGTCGATGTTCTGCTCCGTATTTGCTCGCAGGATCGCACGGAGTTGTACCCTTAGCTGTTTTGGGTAGGCTAAGCTCAATCGAACACCTCGCAGCCCGAGGGCAGGGTTACGTTCCCGGTCTTCTTGACGTTCGATCAATTGGCCGATACCTATGTCAAAGGTCCTAATTCGCAAGCGGTCCTTTCCGGCGACTGCCGCTAACCTGCGATATGCTTCGAATTGTTGGTTTTCAGATGGAAAGCCTTTGAATCGATTAAAGAGTGACTCCGAGCGAAACAGGCCGATCCCCTTTACTCCGAGCGTCTTAGCCCGCGAGTAAGAAACAGGTAGGTCAGCGTTTGCCCGGATGATCACCTCACGCCCATCTAATGTGGTCAATGGCTTAGACGGCGCGAGCTTCCTACTGGACGCGGTTTTTACGGATCGGGCTTTCGTTAATCGATACTCTTCGGTTGTGGCATCGGAGGGATCAATGATCACAAGTCCATTGTAACCGTCTACAATGGCCTTATCACCGGTTTCCAAACGACGAAGAACGTGCTTCAGGCCCGTGACCGCGGGAATGTTCGATTCGCGTGCAAGAATGAATGTGTGTGACGTCCAGCCACCGTGCTCCGATATCAATGCGACCGGTTTTTTGCCATGCAGTCCGGCAATGGTCGAGGGGCGAAGATCTCTTGATGCAATGATCGAGTTGGGTCCTAATCGGATCTTCGGACTCGCCTTTCCTGCCAAAGCATTCAGAATTCGGTCAGCAACGTCCTCAATATCGATATACCGATCCCTGAGGTGTTCGCTTGTCATTGCGTGAAAGCGAGCGATGTATTCGTCGGCGACACACTTTAGAGCCCACTCGGCATTTACGCACTGTTTGACTACATGATCTTCGATCTTGCTTCTGAGCGTCTTATCGTCAAGTATCAGTTGCTGAGCTTCGAATATTCCAGGACCGGATATCGAGCTCTTTCCTGACTCCGCACTAGCGAGTTCACGAAGTTGCTTTTCAGCGAGGCGAAAGGCAGAACGCAGACGTTTGATCTCTGAAGCGGTCTCTTCCGAAGGTAGATCGACGCGGAAAAACTGTCGATTTCGGCCATGTAGACAAATAACTTTGCCAAAGGCGATGCCCCGGGAAACAGCCTTTCCTTTGATCCGCGTCTCAACTTTGTCGAAAACTGCGGAAGAACGATTTCCGTTGCTTTGAGTAGGCATCTTCGAAATGAGAGCTGCCGTTCGTTGGGACTCAGCTTCCGAAGCTGAAGCCTCCGCCGCTTCCGCCTTGCGATGGGAAAAACGGCTTCAAGAGTCCGGCAAATGCCGCAAGGTTGCGTGTTTGAATGAGAATTTCACCGGGGCCCGTAAACTCGGCGACCATACCTTCACCGCTGAGAAAGCTTCTGAAGAATCCACTCTTCGCAGCTTTGCGAAGACTGTACTGCAGGTGCCCTTCCCACGCGACAAGATGTCCGGTGTCGATCACATACTGTTCACCGGGTCTGAGTACCTTGCGATGTATAGCTCCGAACGATGAAACGAGCAATAGGCCTGTCCCCGTAACCTCTAAAACAAAAAGCCCCTCGCCGCCAAAAAATGATTTCGTCCCGCCAAATTTGGTATCTACCTGCAGTCCAACGTCACCGGCCAAATATGAACTCGATTGAACCTTGAACATCTGGTTCGCCATTTCAATACCGGTTATGTCTCCGGGAGCTCCGGGAGCGAGCGTTACTTCGCCCGGGCCCCCACGAGCCGTGAAGGTCGAAACGAAGGCTGATTCACCGCCAACCGCCCTTTTCAAGGCGCCGAAAACACCACCTTTCATCTCGGAATGGAGATCGATGTTTGCTGACATCGAAACCATCGCTCCGGCTTCTGCGGCGATAGCTTGCTCTGGCTGAAGATTGACAACGGCCAGCGCAAACGAACCGGGATGCTTGATCTCCCAAGTGTATCCACGGCCCTGACCTCTGCCGTCGGCGTCTAAGTGAAACGCACCTGCTGCGGTTCCCTGCTGCATAGGCGGAGCCTGCTGCTGAACGTGGGGAGCCTGCTGCTGATCGGGCGTAGCGGCGGCGAGCGTGAATCCGCATGATCCGCAGAAGCGGGCATTAGGCAAAAGCTCGACGGTACATCTTGGGCAATTCATACAACGACACCTCGCGATTTCTCAACGATAATTCCGCAAGCCTCGTCGGCGTTGTGTGCGAAATCAAGCAGAGCAACGTCCTCAGCCGAAACGACCAGGTTGCTTTGCCACGCATGGACCACATCTTTCCAACAATCACCGATCAGCACCAGCGGGCGACGATCGAGAACGCCCGTTTGAAGCTTGTTCCAAACAAGCGAGATCTCGGTTACGGTCCCCATGCCTCCGCGGAACGCAACGAATCCAACCGAACGCGTTATCAGGTTTTGAAGACGCTCGTAGAAGTGATTTGTTGCGACCTTATCGGTCAAGTAGCGATTTGGCTCCGATTTAAACTGGTTCATCACGATACCGAACACGCGACCGCCAGCCTCACGAGCTCCGCGAGAGGCGGCCTCCATAACGCCAAGGTAACCGCCGGTGCATATCGTGAAACCCGTTTTAGCTAGTTTGAAACCGAGTTCCTCGGCATCTTTGTATTCAGGCGATCCGGGGCCGCACTTGGAGCCGCCAAAGATCGTCACTATTCTGTCGTTTCCACTTACGATCACAATCGTTTGACCATCCTGATCTCACTGATTTCGAACATCTCGATTATAGCCAAGTAATGACGTTTCTCAAATTGCCGCTTTTTTCTCAGCTTCTTCCGGGGTGACATTACCGGCATCATGAATTGCCTGGGTAGTATTCGTGAAAAGAAGGATCAGGCTGCCGGTCACGAAAAAGAAGATCAGCGCCAATATTGCGGGCCTGAACGATCCCGTAATTCCAACGACCACGGCAAATACCAGATTCCCCAACCAAGAAGTACCCTTTTCCGAGATCTCGTACAATCCAAAAAAAGAGGATTCGCGATCTGCTGGGATCATCTGCGAAAACAATGATCGGCTCAGCGCTTGTGCGCTTCCGAGTACCAAGCCGATGAATACCGCCATGATCATCGCTTGGAACTGGCTTTCAAGCAGTGCGTAAGCGTATATCACAATTCCGCACCATATCAGCAGGCTGACAATGATGGTTCTCTTTGCACCGATCAGCCGCGCGATACGCTCGAAGATGATCGCGCCAAATAAGGCAGAAACCTGGGCAATAAGGAAGATTCCGAGAAGAAAGGATTGGCTTGGCTGAAGCCCGTTTGCGACGAATAGTTCCTGTGACAAAAAGATCGACGAATTCAGTATTACGGTCTGGATCCCATCGTTGTAAAAAAGGTACGCAATAAGGAATAGCAATGTGTATTTCAGGCCGACCAGCTCTTTTAGTGTTCGCCATACTTCCTTAAAACCGATGACCATCAAGGGATCGTGGTCCGCGCGAACGCGGTTTGCCTGGCGCGAGCGGATCAAACGGAAGGTCACGATCGCGAAGAGCCCCCACCAGAGCGATGCCGCCAGCATCGAAATACGTACAGCCTCGCCCTCTGTTACGCCTAATGACGAAGCATAGTTGATCATGGCAAGGTTGAGGACAAGCATAACGACCCCGCCCAGGTAACCTGCGGCAAACCCGTAACTCGAAACGCGGTCGCGCCGATCTTCGGTGGTCAAGTCAACAAGGAACGCGTTATAAAATACATTTGCGGCCGCAAATGACATATTAGCTATTACTAACAAGATACAGCCCCAAACATAAGAATCACCCTTAATAAAGAAGAGGAGCGAGCTCGCGATCACGCCCATATAACAGAAGAAGGCCATCATTTTCTTTTTCAGGTGCGTGTAGTCGGCGATCGACCCGAGTATCGGCAGAATGAAGACCTGAAGGAATATTGAAACGCCGAGGGTTGAAGTGACCATGTTATCTGAGGTGACCGTGCCGAGTGGGCCCAGGGTCAACACAGTACCGCCCTTGCCAACGTCGGCTTGAGCTAATGCCGTGAGGTAAGGGCCGACCAAAACTGTTACAACGGTCGTATAAAAGGCCGAATTCGCCCAATCGTAGGTGAGCCAGCCAAATATCTCTCTTCGGTTGTTCTTGGGAAGTCGTTCCTGCATCGAATCATCGTAACAGAACTTGCATAATGAGCATCACCGCAGTGACCATTGCCGACCTTTAGGATTCTGAGGGGAATATCGCATAATCTTGACATCGGACCGGAAAAGTCGTAACTTTCTGACGCTGTTTTCTTTTACCGCAACGCAAAATGCGACTATTCTCTGACATCTCGTTATGAACGGATTCATGCGAGCGGCCAGAATTTTTCAATTTTCCGAGGAGGGAGTATTGCGTATGTCTTGGATGAAAGGTAGGAAGTCCTCACGAACGATCTTTATGGCGGCAGCGGCGATCAGCTGTGTAGTTGGGGCAATCATATTGAACACGAGAGATCAGGCGGTCGAGGCAAGCAAAGCAGTGGCAAAGCCTGTGGCGGCATCACCGGCGGCGGTATTTCCGGCAAATGCGGGGACGCTTGGGCCGATACCGGACAATACATGTACGGGGCCTGGCCGATCGGTGACGTTCACGGTTTCAGGATTGACCGGAGCACCATCGAACATCGTGGTGAATTTCACGTCGGGATCACCGGCCCACAGTTGGGTAGGCGACGTGGACACGGTATTGCTGGCACCGGGTGGAGCACCGACCCACGAGATCTTCACATTCACGAATCCGGCTGGATCAGGATTTGGGGATGATTCGAATCTGGCCGGGCCGTACAATTTCTTTGATGCGGCGGCGGGAAACTGGTGGGCAGCGGCAACGGCGGCGACATCGGTACAGCCGGTAGCAGCGGGAGATTACCGGACTGCGAGCCCGACGGGAACGAACACATCGATGAACCCGGTATTTGCGGGAGTCGCGAATCCGAACGGGACGTGGACGTTGAGATTCAATGACTGTGCACAGGGCGATACGGGCGGCATCACCGCGGCCAATCTAACCATAGAGACCGCTTCGGCACCTGAACCGGCGGAATTCGATTTCAATGGCGACGGTAGAACCGACTATACCGTTGCCCGTGATGTTGGTCCCGGAGCAAGCGGTGCGACAAACCAGATCCGCTGGTTCACCAGAGAGAATGGGTCGGGGACGGTTACAAGTTATGATTGGGGATCCGCGACGACGGATTTCATCACGCCGTCCGATTTTGACGGTGACGATAAAACGGATTATGCGGTTTGGAGAGAAGCAGCCGCAGGTGTGGCCGGATTCTACATTTTGCAGAGCCAGACCAATACCTTTGTGTTCCAGAACTTTGGCCAGACCGGCGATGATCCCGCGATCATCGGCGACTATGACGGAGATGGCAAATCTGACCCGGCGGTCTATCGCTGTCCACCGTTTTCAGACCCGGACGGCCAGTGCTTTTTCTATTATCGCGGGAGCAATGCTAACCCAGGCGGAAATATCACGTTTGTGCCATGGGGATTCGGCGTTCAGGGTGACTTCTTCCCGAATCCGGGTGATTTCGATGGTGATGGTCGATACGACTTTTGTATTCAGCGATCTAATCCGGCGGCACCCGCGCAGGGACAATTCGTCCTCTTGAGGTCCTCCGACAACGGTATTGAGTACATCAACTGGGGAACGTCCTCGGACTTTATTATCCCTGGCGACTACGATGGCGATGGAAAACACGATTTTTGTGTTCGCCGTACAGTCAGCGGTGCCCGGCAACACTGGGTTTTGACTCGAACCGGGGCGACATCATTCGTTCAGTGGGGTTCTACCGGAGACGTCAGTGCTCCCGGCGATTATGACGGCGACGGATCGACCGATTTCGCGATATGGCGTGGGAGTGCAACGCCCGGACAATCGGGATTCTGGGTACGCAACTCGAGCAACGCGGCAGTTTCGTTCGTTCCATGGGGACAATGTCCAAACGTGAGCACCTGTGACTTCGCAGTCGCGAGTTCTTGGGTACACTGATCACCGAAAGCACCTGAAACAGCAAAGGCCGGGGACACCCTCCCTGGCCTTTTTTATTTCAAGCGCTGAAGCAAACGGACATACGACGTGTTCGAAAGGGATTTGACGATGTTAGCAGGGATTCCTAATCCTTGACATAAAAGTCGAAAAGAATTAAGTTACTCGCACTGTTCCGTTTAGTTTCACTAAATCAAAACCAAACTTATCAGCCGAAAGTTTTGATCTTGGCCGAGATTTATGATTAGGCTTTTGGGTGTTTTCTCCGAGGAGGGAGTATTGAGTATGTCTTGGATGAAAGGTAGGAAGTCCTCACGAACGATCTTTATGGCGGCAGCGGCGATCAGCTGTGTAGTTGGGGCAATCATATTGAACACGAGAGATCAGGCGGTCGAGGCAAGCAAAGCAGTGGCGAAGCCTGTGGCGGCATCACCGGCGGCGGTATTTCCGGCAAATGCGGGGACGCTTGGGCCGATACCGGACAATACATGTACGGGGCCTGGCCGATCGGTGACGTTCACGGTTTCAGGATTGACCGGAGCACCATCGAACATCGTGGTGAATTTCACGTCGGGATCACCGGCCCACAGTTGGGTAGGCGACGTGGACACGGTATTGCTGGCACCTGGCGGAGCACCGACCCACGAGATCTTCACATTCACGAATCCGGCTGGATCAGGATTTGGGGATGATTCGAATCTGGCCGGGCCGTACAATTTCTTTGATGCGGCGGCGGGAAACTGGTGGGCAGCGGCAACGGCGGCGACATCGGTACAGCCGGTAGCAGCGGGAGATTACCGGACTGCGAGCCCGACGGGAACGAACACATCGATGAACCCGGTATTTGCGGGAGTCGCGAATCCGAACGGGACGTGGACGTTGAGATTCAATGACTGTGCACAGGGCGATACGGGCGGCATCACCGCTGCGAACCTCACCATCGAGACCGCTTCGGCACCGAGCGATGCTCAGCTCGATTATGACGGCGACGGCCGTTCAGATCACGTCGTTGTTCGAAATGTCGGCGGCGGAGCGAATGGGCAAGTTCGTTGGTTCATTAATCCGAATTCGGGCGGGGCAACTCAATCGTACGATTGGGGATTGGCCAGCGATTTCTTTGTTGCGGGCGATTTTGACGGTGATGCAAAAGATGACATTGCTGTTTGGCGGGCCGGAGCACCGGAAGCCGCAACCTTCTTCATTCTGAACAGTCAAACCAGCACCGCGCGCGTTGAGGCATTTGGCCAGACAGGCGACGACCCAACGGTCGTTGGTGATTATGACGGTGATGGGAAAGTTGACCTCGCAGTTTATCGTGCTGGAGGATCTGGCCAGCAGTCCACATGGTACTACCGTGGATCCCTCAACAATCCCGGCGGCAACGTTGCATTCGTTCCGTGGGGCATCGGCGGTGACTTCCCTGCTCCCGGCGACTACGACGGCGATGGCAAATACGACTTCGTCGTTCAGCGTGGCGGTTCGCCAACGGTGTTCTGGCGGCTATTTGCTACTGGAGCAACGAGCGCGATTCCTTTCGGCGGCTCGAGCGATCTGATCGTTCCCGGCGATTATGATGGCGACGGTGCAACGGATATAGCAGTTGTTCGGGTGAGCGGAGGTAATTTCCAGTGGTGGTATTACGGAAGTAATACTAACACCGGCGTTTACGCGACGACATTTGGCAATTCCGCAACCGATTTTGTCCTTGCAGGCGGTGATTACGACGGTGACGGTCGCGCCGACTTTGGCGTATGGCGAAGCGGCGTCTTCTGGTATCAAAGTTCTGCATCGCTTGCGGTCTCTAACAATTCACTCGGAGCTGCCGGTGACTATCCGGTCGCCAATTTCTCCGTACATTAATTTGAATATTCGTTCATTACGGAATTGGCCGGCTCGCCCGGCCTTTTCCATTTTGCGCGATGACTTCCTACCGAGGAATCGTAGAAAACGACCGAATGTCGCTGGTTTTGGAAATTAACGGCTTTGACGTAAAGTGTTGTTTGTTCCCTCGGGTTTACGGATCCCTTTATGAAAGCAATGATCCTTGCTGCAGGTTTCGGTACAAGGCTGTTCCCCCTGACGATCGACCGAACAAAGCCGGCGATTCCCTTTTTAGGCAAGCCGTTGGTCGGATATGTGGCCGAATACGTAGCTAAATTCGGATTCAACGATATCGTCGTAAATCTGCATCATCAACCTGAGTCAGTGGTCTCAGCGTTGGGCGACGGCAGCAGCTTTGGAGTGAACATCGCATACACGGTAGAGCAACCGAACATTCTTGGTACCGCCGGTGCGTTGGATAATGCCCGACACCTCCTCGAGGATGAGACCTTCCTTATCGTCAACGGCAAGATAATCACAGACATCGATATAAATTCTGCCCTGGAGACGCACCGCCGAACCGGAGCGCTCGCCACGATGGTCCTAAAGCCCAATAGTAAACGTGAGCACTTTACGATCGTCGAGACCGAAGACGGACTGGTGAAAGGATTCGGAGGCTTTGCCGAGCCGCTTTCGGAGGATGAGATCCGCAACACCGAAAGCGACATCGAAAAACCATTGATGTTTACTGGTATTCATATCGTCGAACCTGAGGTCTTCGACTATATTCCGCGCGGTATCTATTCCGATATCGTCCCGACCTTCTACGATCCAGCAATTCGAGAAGGCCGCACGATCGCCGCTCATATCGACGATGCAAGGTGGTTCGAGCTTTCGACGATACCGCGCTATCTGGATATTTCGCTGGCTATGATGAATGAAACGGATGTTGATATCGGCACAGGCTGCTTGATCTCGGGTTCGGCGTCGATCCGCGATTCAGTATTGTGGGACAATGTCACGGTCGGCGACGACGTCCGGCTCTATCGAACGATCATCGCAGATGGCGTTTCCATAGAGGGCGGCGCATGCTTCGAAAATGCTGCTATCGTACGTGCAGAAATGGTCCGAACCTGTTCGGAAATTCCCGAAAAGGCACTTAAGGGCTACATTCAGGGAGAAAACTACGTTGTCCCGCTGAATTGATATCTATGTCTGATTTTCGCTCGAGGCTTGAAAGCTTTCTCGTGGCTCGCAACGAGAAAGGCCTGATTCGGCAACTTACTCCCGACGCCTCTACACGTGAGTACTTTCGGATAGGGTGGCGCGGCGAATTTGCGATCGCTTGCGTCTATCCGGAACCGTTTAGTTCCTCAGAGCAAAGCTATCTCGATGTATCCGAGCTTTTTCTTAGTGCCGGATTGCCGGTTGCCCGCGTGATGGACGTAGACGAGGCCCTCGGGGTCATTGTGATCGAGGACTTTGGCGACCGGATACTGCGTGATGAACTGCAAACTTCGGACGATGAAGGGCGCGAAGAACTTATAGTTAGAGCGATCGATCTTATACCGCATATCCAGGCTGCGACCGCAAAGGCGTTTCAGGTCGGGTCGATTGCATCTAAACTAAAATTCGACAATGAGAAACTGTTCTGGGAGCTTGCTTTCTTTAAGACACATTATTTCGCTACTTTCAAACAGCAGCCACTCGTGCCGACTCTCGATGAGGCCCTGGATCTGGAATTCAGGAAATTGTCGCTCGATCTGGAACGACGCGCGTCCGTTTTGTGTCACCGCGATTTTCACGCTGCGAATTTGATGCTGGATAAAGACGGCAAGCTCAGGATAATCGATCATCAGGATGCACGGATCGGGTCGGTTGCATACGATCTGGTCTCGTTTCTTCTGGACCGAGTCACAGTTCCGCCTTCGGCTGATTGGCTGGCTGACAAACGACGACATTTCTTGTCAGAACGGGTTCGCGTCGGTTTGGAGCCGCTCGATGAGGACGCGTTCAGCACCGAATTTCGTCTTCAGACGATTCAAAGGTGTCTCAAGGCTGTCGGAACATTCTCGTATCAGTCGGTAAATCGGGGCAAAACCTATTTCGTTCCCTTCATTAAGCCGATGTTTCAGATCGTGCATCGCGCCGCAACCTCATTGGGCGGTTTCCCGGTGTTGGTCGAGGTACTGGAAACGGAACTCGAGACCTAAGATATTTGGCCTGCGGCAGGAGTTGGTCTAGATTTTACCAACACCGCTAGACGCGAAAATGGTCGGCCCGCCAGTTTTTGATCGCCATCTTTATTTCCTTTTGGCTCACAAGCTTGCCGGCTGCGATGTCATCGACTAGTCCACTGAGTTCCGCGTCTGAAGCAAATCGAAGGGCGACTATCTGACCAACACGGAACTCTGACGCTTTTGCGGCGAGTTCAGGCGTGAGTACGGCCTTGTACCGGAGCCTTTCCTCCAGTCGAATCAAGCGATCTTGTGCTCTGAGAGCTTGCAGTCTCGCCGCAAAACTGAGCAGGACGACCGCGATCGAGAGCACAAGATACTGAACACGAAACCATTCAAATTCCAAGACCACGCACACCGTCGCCCAAACAAGATTGACGGCGAGCAAGGGGAATATGGCGAAATGAACTAGTGGAAACCAACGCGTGTGATTCCGGTAATTTTGTGATTCGGGCATAGGTGATCGTGCGTGAGGCAAAGATCGCATCGGCGGAAAAAGTCTAGTCTATCGAAGACTCATAGTTTTGTTTGCGCCAATGTTACAGGCGGCTTCGTCGTAAAGTCTTCGCCTGGGTTAACGAATAGGTTCTGCTCGAACCGATACTGCTTATCATAAAGCTGCTTATACCGACCATCGATTTTGATGAGTTCGTCGTGAGTCCCCCGCTCGAGTATCTCGCCTGCTTCGACCACCAGAATCTGATCTGCGCTTCTGATCGTAGACAATCGATGAGCAATAACAAATGTCGTGCGGCCCTTGCGAAGATTATTCAGGCCCTCCTGGATCAGAGCTTCAGATTCGCTGTCGAGACTTGAGGTCGCCTCATCAAGGATAAGTATCCGCGGATCGGCCAACAAGGCTCGCGCGATCGCGATCCGCTGACGCTGGCCGCCAGAGAGTTTCACTCCGCGTTCGCCAACGATGGTGTCGTAACCGTTCGGAAACTTCTCGATGAACTCGTCGGCATTCGCGACCTTGCAAACCGCTCGAATCGACTCGAGGGTCGCGGTCGGGTTTGCAAATCGAATATTCTCTAATATAGAGCCATCGAACAGAAAGTTGTCCTGCAGGACGACACCGAGATGACGGCGGTAATCGCGTAGCTTCACAGTCTGGAGATCTTGACCGTCGATCTTGACAACACCAGCCGTGGGCTTAATGAAATTCAGGACCAGGCTTAAAATTGTCGATTTCCCAGAACCGCTCGACCCGACCAAAGCCGTTGTCGTTCCGGCATTCGAGCGAAACGAAACTCCCTTCAAAACAGGCACACCCTTTTCGTATTCGAACTCGACGTTCTCGAATTCGATCGTGCCGTCCGCGTTTGTGATCGGCCGAAGCTTCGAGTCCTCTTCGTCCTCCGTAGTCATCGCCATGACCTCGCGAATACGATCGAGCCCTGCAAGAGCCTCGGTTATCTGAGTACCTACGGACGTCAATTCAAAGACCGGGATCGCAAGTAAAAAAGTGAAAGAAATGTACATCAGAAAATCGCCCAAAGTCATCGTTCCCGCCTGCACGGCGTTGCCGCCAATGACGATCATGATAACCGCGACCGCGCCGATAACAATTGACGAAAATGATCCAATGGCGGAAACGCCCGTGACCGTTTTCGCAATGTTCCTGAATAGTCTGTGAGCACCCCTGGCAAAGCTCAGGTCCTCGCGTTTTTCAGCAGTGTAGGCCTTAACGACCCGTATGCCGCCAAGGCTCTCGCCTAGCCTTCCTGTAACCTCGGCTGTGATCTCGCCGCGTTCGCGAAAGATCGGCCGCAATACCTTGAATGCATATAGCAACGCACCGCCAAAGATCAGAAGGACCACTATCGTGGCCGCAGTTAACTGCCAGTTTAGGTAGAACAGAACGCCGATCGCTATCACTGCGGTCACGAGACTGCCAAGGATCTGGCCAAGCCCTGTTCCCACAAGGTTCCTGATCCCTTCGGCATCGTTCATTATTCGCGAGATCAGCTGGCCGCTTTGCGTCGAGTCGAAGAACGAGATCGGAAGGCGTTCGATATGACTTTGAACCCTTTTGCGCATTTCGGTGATCGCCCGTTGGGCGGCAACACCAAGGATCTGCGAAAGCGCAAAAGACGTCGTTCCCTGAACGAGAGTGGAAACCCCGATCGCAAGAGCGATCCATTTGATAAGGTCATATCGCTGATTAACAAAAACCTCATCTCCGATGAACTTCGTGGATGCCGGCAAGACCATCCCGGCGAGACGCGAGATCAGCATCAGAACGCTGCCGGCCAACAATCTCCAGCGAGCGTTCCAAATTATCTTCCGGGCTTCCGCCCAGGCGGTCGAATAGTTGACCTTTTTCTTTTCGTGTGCCAAACAATCCGAGTCTGAATATCGTTCTCGGAAAAGTCAAATTGTTTCAGTCCCCGAGTGTCGACGAACCGTCAACCGCCCTTTTTAGTGTCAGATGCGTGAGGTACCTGGTTATTGCCTGATGAGCGTCCGATAGATCAATCCTGGTCTGAGAGGAAATCGATCCCATTCAATTCGTCCACGACATTTATCAAGCGGCTAGGCTCGTGAAAGCGGAACCGGGTTGTTCGAACGCTTATTATATAGCTCTGCCCTGACGCGACACCATTGAATGAAAAATATCCGAGTGAATTCGTGCGAGTAGCTCTTGTGGTTCCGTCCAAAGCTGAGAGCAAAACGGTGATGTTAGGAAGACCCCCACCGTTCGACATCGCGGCTCGACCTGAGATACTGACCTGAGCAGCGGTTGGCGAAAACTCAGGCACCCAGAAGCCGGAAAAGGCCAGCATTGACGGGGTAGAAATTGGGCCACCGCCCGCTGACTGCCCGGTAGTGAAGATAAGTTCAAAGGTGCCTGCCCCAGCCGTTCCACCACCCGGAGCGATCACACTTTTCTCGATCTGGAACGGCCCGCCCATTTGCGACTGCAATAGGACCGGGAAAAATAAGATGACCACAAATATCTTCATTTCTTTTCCTCCTTGACCGAGCAAACATCAGCCGAAGGAAGAACCGAGCAAACCAACCTCGTAAGTTCTCGGATCTGTCTCGCCTGGATCTCGATCTGCTCCTGCTGTTCCTTTATCGCGTTGACGAAAACCG
The DNA window shown above is from Chloracidobacterium sp. and carries:
- a CDS encoding NDP-sugar synthase, whose translation is MKAMILAAGFGTRLFPLTIDRTKPAIPFLGKPLVGYVAEYVAKFGFNDIVVNLHHQPESVVSALGDGSSFGVNIAYTVEQPNILGTAGALDNARHLLEDETFLIVNGKIITDIDINSALETHRRTGALATMVLKPNSKREHFTIVETEDGLVKGFGGFAEPLSEDEIRNTESDIEKPLMFTGIHIVEPEVFDYIPRGIYSDIVPTFYDPAIREGRTIAAHIDDARWFELSTIPRYLDISLAMMNETDVDIGTGCLISGSASIRDSVLWDNVTVGDDVRLYRTIIADGVSIEGGACFENAAIVRAEMVRTCSEIPEKALKGYIQGENYVVPLN
- a CDS encoding phosphotransferase codes for the protein MSDFRSRLESFLVARNEKGLIRQLTPDASTREYFRIGWRGEFAIACVYPEPFSSSEQSYLDVSELFLSAGLPVARVMDVDEALGVIVIEDFGDRILRDELQTSDDEGREELIVRAIDLIPHIQAATAKAFQVGSIASKLKFDNEKLFWELAFFKTHYFATFKQQPLVPTLDEALDLEFRKLSLDLERRASVLCHRDFHAANLMLDKDGKLRIIDHQDARIGSVAYDLVSFLLDRVTVPPSADWLADKRRHFLSERVRVGLEPLDEDAFSTEFRLQTIQRCLKAVGTFSYQSVNRGKTYFVPFIKPMFQIVHRAATSLGGFPVLVEVLETELET
- a CDS encoding ABC transporter ATP-binding protein encodes the protein MLISRLAGMVLPASTKFIGDEVFVNQRYDLIKWIALAIGVSTLVQGTTSFALSQILGVAAQRAITEMRKRVQSHIERLPISFFDSTQSGQLISRIMNDAEGIRNLVGTGLGQILGSLVTAVIAIGVLFYLNWQLTAATIVVLLIFGGALLYAFKVLRPIFRERGEITAEVTGRLGESLGGIRVVKAYTAEKREDLSFARGAHRLFRNIAKTVTGVSAIGSFSSIVIGAVAVIMIVIGGNAVQAGTMTLGDFLMYISFTFLLAIPVFELTSVGTQITEALAGLDRIREVMAMTTEDEEDSKLRPITNADGTIEFENVEFEYEKGVPVLKGVSFRSNAGTTTALVGSSGSGKSTILSLVLNFIKPTAGVVKIDGQDLQTVKLRDYRRHLGVVLQDNFLFDGSILENIRFANPTATLESIRAVCKVANADEFIEKFPNGYDTIVGERGVKLSGGQRQRIAIARALLADPRILILDEATSSLDSESEALIQEGLNNLRKGRTTFVIAHRLSTIRSADQILVVEAGEILERGTHDELIKIDGRYKQLYDKQYRFEQNLFVNPGEDFTTKPPVTLAQTKL
- a CDS encoding carboxypeptidase regulatory-like domain-containing protein, whose product is MKIFVVILFFPVLLQSQMGGPFQIEKSVIAPGGGTAGAGTFELIFTTGQSAGGGPISTPSMLAFSGFWVPEFSPTAAQVSISGRAAMSNGGGLPNITVLLSALDGTTRATRTNSLGYFSFNGVASGQSYIISVRTTRFRFHEPSRLINVVDELNGIDFLSDQD